DNA from Microbacterium sp. BK668:
ACGTCGAGGGCGCCGACGAGTCCGCGGCGCTGCTCGAGCCGGCCCGCCCCGGTGACGAGTACGACTACGGACGCGCGAAGGTCGCGGCCGAGGCATCCGTCCGCGCAGCTCTGGAGCCTCGCGCGGCGATCGTCCGGCCCGGCCTGATCGTGGGTCCCGGAGACCCCTCCGACCGCTTCGGGTACTGGGTCGCCCGCTTCGCGATGGCGGGCGACGAGCCGGTCCTCGTCCCGCAGACCGGGGGGCGCAGCGTCCAGGTCATCGACGTGCGCGATCTCGCGGCGTTCCTCGTGTCCGTCGGCCGAACCGGCTGGGCGGGCATCGCCAACGCCATCGGCGATCCCATGCCGCTCGGCGATCTCCTCGAGCACGCCCGCACCGTCGCCGGGCACACGGGTGAGGTGCGTTCCGCCGACGACGCGCTGCTGCAGGAGCACGACGTCGCGTACTGGATGGGCCCGCGGGCTCTGCCGCTATGGCTCCCGGCCGATATGAACGGCTTCGCGACGCGCACGAACAGCGTCTACCGGAACCTCGGCGGATCCCTCCGCCCCCTCGACCGGACGCTCCGCGACACCCTCGCCGACGAGAGGGAACGAGGGCTCGACCGGGAGCGCCGATCCGGACTGCCCCGGACCGACGAGCTGGCCGTCCTCGCGGACCTCGGGTGACCGGAGGGGTGCGCGCGTCGCGGGCAGCCGATTTGGCAACGTTCGGCGCCACCGGTATCGTCGCGGCATGCCTTCGGCCGCCCCGGGT
Protein-coding regions in this window:
- a CDS encoding NAD-dependent epimerase/dehydratase family protein; its protein translation is MTSVLVLGGTGWLSGWLARDWIAAGAEVTCLARGTRPAPDGAALVEADRAAPDAYDGVMDRDWDEVVDISSDARHVEAAVSALADRAAHWTYVSTLSVYAAVDVEGADESAALLEPARPGDEYDYGRAKVAAEASVRAALEPRAAIVRPGLIVGPGDPSDRFGYWVARFAMAGDEPVLVPQTGGRSVQVIDVRDLAAFLVSVGRTGWAGIANAIGDPMPLGDLLEHARTVAGHTGEVRSADDALLQEHDVAYWMGPRALPLWLPADMNGFATRTNSVYRNLGGSLRPLDRTLRDTLADERERGLDRERRSGLPRTDELAVLADLG